From Streptomyces qinzhouensis, one genomic window encodes:
- a CDS encoding steroid 3-ketoacyl-CoA thiolase has protein sequence MAAEPVIVEAVRTPIGKRGGALANLHPAYLLGETYRELLGRTGIQPDCVEQIVGGTVTHAGEQSMNPARNAWLAVGLPYETAATTVDCQCGSSQQASHMVANMIAAGVIDIGMSCGVEAMSRVPLGSGSKHGPGKPFPDEWNVDLPNQFEAAERIARHRGLTRERIDSLGLLSQERAATAWSEERFKRETYAVQVPTTEEEQTAGQGMWRLVDRDEGLRDTSMEALAGLKPVLPTALHTAGTASQISDGAAAIMWASKRMARALRLKPRARILAQAAVGADPRFHLDGPIDATRTVLGKAGLSLKDIDLVEINEAFASVVLSWAQVFDQDLEKVNVNGGAIALGHPVGATGARLITTALHELERRDKETALITMCAGGALATATIIQRV, from the coding sequence ATGGCCGCCGAACCCGTCATCGTCGAAGCCGTCCGCACCCCCATCGGCAAACGTGGGGGCGCCCTCGCCAATCTGCATCCGGCCTATCTGCTGGGCGAGACCTACCGCGAACTCCTCGGCCGGACCGGGATCCAGCCCGACTGCGTCGAACAGATCGTCGGCGGTACGGTCACCCACGCCGGCGAGCAGTCGATGAACCCCGCGCGCAACGCGTGGCTCGCGGTGGGGCTGCCGTACGAGACCGCCGCGACCACCGTCGACTGCCAGTGCGGTTCATCGCAGCAGGCATCGCACATGGTGGCGAACATGATCGCGGCCGGGGTCATCGACATCGGTATGAGCTGCGGCGTCGAGGCGATGTCGCGGGTGCCGCTGGGCAGCGGCTCCAAACACGGCCCGGGCAAACCCTTCCCCGACGAGTGGAACGTGGACCTGCCCAACCAGTTCGAGGCGGCCGAGCGGATCGCCCGCCACCGGGGGCTCACCCGGGAGCGGATCGACTCCCTGGGGCTGCTCTCCCAGGAGCGGGCCGCCACCGCCTGGTCCGAGGAGCGGTTCAAACGCGAGACCTACGCGGTCCAGGTCCCCACCACCGAGGAGGAGCAGACAGCGGGACAGGGCATGTGGCGGCTCGTCGACCGGGACGAGGGCCTCCGCGACACCAGCATGGAGGCGCTGGCCGGGCTGAAGCCGGTCCTGCCGACCGCGCTGCACACCGCGGGGACCGCCTCCCAGATCTCCGACGGCGCGGCGGCGATCATGTGGGCGTCCAAGCGGATGGCCCGGGCGCTGAGACTGAAACCGCGCGCCCGGATCCTGGCCCAGGCCGCGGTCGGCGCCGATCCCCGGTTCCATCTCGACGGACCGATCGACGCGACCCGTACCGTCCTCGGCAAGGCGGGGCTGAGCCTGAAGGACATCGATCTGGTCGAGATCAACGAGGCCTTCGCCTCGGTGGTGCTGAGCTGGGCGCAGGTCTTCGACCAGGATCTGGAGAAGGTCAACGTCAACGGTGGCGCGATCGCGCTGGGCCATCCCGTCGGCGCGACCGGCGCCCGGCTGATCACCACGGCCCTGCACGAACTGGAGCGCCGGGACAAGGAGACCGCGCTGATCACGATGTGCGCGGGCGGCGCACTGGCGACGGCGACGATCATCCAGCGGGTTTAG
- a CDS encoding cytochrome P450 has product MPCPHLPEGFDVTDPDLLQSRVPHPEFALLRRVAPVSWCAQRHGVSGFDDDGYWAVTRHADVKYVSTHPELFSSWTNTAIIRFNESIQRDQIDVQRLIMLNMDPPEHTRVRQIVQRGFTPRAVNSLRTALKERALKIVDEAVALSRDGGSFDFVSNIAVELPLQAIAELIGVPQEDRSKIFDWSNTMASYDDPEFAITEEAGIQASMEFLSYAMNLAAARKECPAQDIVTKLVAAGDSGSLSNDEFGFFVILLAVAGNETTRNAITHGMHAFLSHPEQWELYRRERPATAAEEIVRWATPVVSFQRTATQDVELGGQRIPRGDRVGLFYSSANNDPEVFDDPESFDITRDPNPHLGFGGGGPHFCLGKSLAVMEIDLIFNAIADALPGLRLAGEPRRLRSAWLNGVKELRVTTAP; this is encoded by the coding sequence ATGCCGTGTCCCCATCTGCCCGAGGGGTTCGACGTCACCGACCCCGACCTCCTCCAGTCACGCGTGCCGCACCCCGAGTTCGCCCTGCTGAGAAGGGTCGCCCCGGTGTCCTGGTGCGCCCAGCGGCACGGTGTGTCCGGCTTCGACGACGACGGCTACTGGGCGGTGACCCGGCATGCCGACGTCAAGTACGTCTCCACCCACCCGGAGCTCTTCTCGTCCTGGACCAATACCGCGATCATCCGCTTCAACGAGTCGATCCAGCGCGACCAGATCGACGTCCAGCGGCTGATCATGCTGAACATGGACCCGCCCGAACACACCCGGGTCCGTCAGATCGTGCAGCGCGGCTTCACGCCCCGCGCCGTCAATTCGCTGCGTACGGCGCTGAAAGAGCGGGCGCTGAAGATCGTGGACGAGGCGGTCGCGCTCTCCCGGGACGGCGGCTCCTTCGACTTCGTCTCCAACATCGCCGTCGAGCTGCCGCTCCAGGCCATCGCCGAGCTGATCGGCGTCCCTCAGGAGGACCGGTCGAAGATCTTCGACTGGTCGAACACCATGGCCTCGTACGACGATCCCGAGTTCGCCATCACGGAGGAGGCGGGTATCCAGGCGTCGATGGAGTTCCTCTCGTACGCGATGAACCTCGCGGCCGCCCGCAAGGAGTGCCCGGCCCAGGACATCGTCACCAAGCTGGTCGCGGCCGGGGACTCGGGCAGTCTCTCCAACGACGAGTTCGGCTTCTTCGTGATCCTGCTGGCCGTCGCGGGGAACGAGACCACCCGCAACGCCATCACCCACGGCATGCACGCCTTCCTCAGCCACCCCGAGCAGTGGGAGCTGTACCGGCGCGAGCGCCCGGCGACCGCCGCCGAGGAGATCGTCCGCTGGGCCACCCCGGTCGTCTCGTTCCAGCGGACCGCCACCCAGGACGTGGAACTGGGCGGGCAGCGGATCCCGCGGGGCGACCGGGTGGGGCTCTTCTACTCCTCCGCCAACAACGACCCGGAGGTCTTCGACGACCCCGAGTCCTTCGACATCACCCGCGACCCCAATCCGCATCTGGGCTTCGGCGGCGGCGGACCGCACTTCTGCCTGGGGAAGTCGCTGGCGGTGATGGAGATCGACCTGATCTTCAACGCGATCGCGGACGCCCTGCCGGGGCTGAGGCTCGCGGGCGAACCGCGCCGGCTCCGCTCGGCCTGGCTGAACGGCGTCAAGGAGCTACGGGTGACCACGGCCCCCTGA
- a CDS encoding bifunctional glycosyltransferase 87/phosphatase PAP2 family protein: MSAARAALWLLAAVLAVRQLAVVLRRPPGERLIDLEKWIGPEGVLHVKGSLYDTDRFTGTPFAGLVLKPLTRSAEQTLGVAWTFTTLLLVVGIGLIVARALPGPVSRRSALLAAPFAISLLMLSLPVRNSFHLGQTSIIPVLLVLLGCFVARGERGSGVLIGIAAALQPAVLLFVPLLWFTGRRRAALTSAATFAAGTAVAWAAMAGDSWTYWIEHVAGAGLSSRPDGLANQSLHGALLRFGLEGPLEIALYLALAAAVTWFGLRRAVRYARDGQLLLAVAITGCVAVAVSPTTWQHQVLWLLLAVVGRVGKKAADRMLWPVLTVFVVTLPSKMLLPNLAVLQPVRENAVLVAALAAACAVPFLSRTDPHFRRPLPTRYVTPPDSRWRWVPLLPFWRRALSRPNLLLELVAIRVGYAIYSKIRLAATASTATAEEHGRQIASIEQTLGIDIEHAINQAAVKAEWLTDFLGFYYTSFHFPVPLAILAVLYIRRPTDYRWARASLAFATLLALVGFWLYPLAPPRLMPGMGFVDTVHGTQDLSNPEFGAMTAVTNQYAAMPSLHFGWSLWCGVVIVMLAPKLWMKALGLLHPLITLYVIVASANHWILDAVGGAIVVGAGFGLTYVLSGRRSQLPEAGAAGANTAPAGAVTARVSVPAARTSGESMVPAAGGTEKRPADEDEDEGVTAPEDGGGAAVAQKSAT; this comes from the coding sequence ATGAGCGCGGCGAGGGCCGCACTGTGGCTGCTGGCCGCGGTACTCGCCGTACGGCAACTGGCGGTGGTTCTGCGCCGGCCGCCGGGCGAGCGGCTGATCGACCTCGAAAAGTGGATCGGACCCGAGGGCGTACTGCACGTCAAGGGGTCGCTCTACGACACCGACCGGTTCACCGGCACCCCCTTCGCCGGGCTGGTGCTGAAACCGCTCACCCGCAGCGCGGAGCAGACCCTCGGGGTGGCCTGGACCTTCACCACCCTGCTCCTTGTCGTCGGCATAGGCCTGATCGTCGCCCGGGCGCTGCCCGGCCCGGTGTCCCGGCGCAGCGCGCTGCTCGCCGCACCCTTCGCGATCAGCCTGCTCATGCTCTCGCTGCCCGTGCGCAACAGCTTCCACCTGGGCCAGACCAGCATCATTCCGGTCCTCCTCGTCCTTCTCGGCTGTTTCGTCGCCCGTGGTGAACGCGGATCCGGGGTGCTGATCGGCATCGCCGCGGCGCTCCAGCCCGCGGTGCTGCTCTTCGTCCCGCTGCTCTGGTTCACCGGCCGCCGCCGTGCCGCGCTGACCTCGGCCGCGACCTTCGCCGCCGGTACCGCCGTGGCCTGGGCGGCGATGGCCGGCGACTCCTGGACGTACTGGATCGAGCACGTGGCGGGCGCCGGGCTCAGCAGCCGCCCCGACGGGCTCGCCAACCAGTCCCTCCACGGCGCCCTGCTCCGCTTCGGTCTCGAAGGCCCGCTGGAGATCGCGCTCTATCTGGCCCTGGCCGCCGCCGTGACCTGGTTCGGACTGCGCCGTGCCGTCCGGTACGCCCGGGACGGGCAGCTGCTGCTCGCCGTCGCGATCACCGGCTGTGTCGCCGTCGCCGTCTCGCCCACCACCTGGCAGCACCAGGTGCTGTGGCTGCTGCTGGCCGTCGTCGGCCGGGTCGGCAAGAAGGCGGCGGACCGGATGCTCTGGCCGGTTCTGACGGTGTTCGTGGTGACGCTCCCGAGCAAGATGCTGCTGCCCAACCTGGCGGTGCTCCAGCCGGTGCGGGAGAACGCGGTCCTGGTCGCCGCCCTGGCCGCCGCCTGTGCCGTGCCGTTCCTGTCCCGTACGGATCCGCACTTCCGCAGACCCCTGCCGACGCGGTACGTCACACCCCCGGACTCCCGCTGGCGATGGGTGCCTCTGCTGCCGTTCTGGCGGCGCGCGCTGAGCCGTCCGAACCTGCTGCTCGAACTGGTGGCGATCCGGGTCGGATACGCGATCTACTCCAAGATCCGGCTGGCCGCGACCGCGTCCACGGCGACCGCCGAGGAGCACGGGCGGCAGATCGCCTCCATCGAGCAGACGCTCGGTATCGATATCGAGCACGCGATAAACCAGGCCGCGGTGAAGGCGGAGTGGCTGACGGACTTCCTCGGCTTCTACTACACGTCCTTCCACTTCCCGGTGCCGCTGGCGATCCTCGCGGTGCTCTACATCCGCCGTCCCACCGACTACCGCTGGGCGCGGGCGTCGCTGGCCTTCGCCACGCTGCTGGCGCTGGTGGGCTTCTGGCTCTATCCGCTGGCGCCGCCGCGGCTGATGCCGGGCATGGGCTTCGTCGATACGGTCCACGGGACACAGGACCTCTCGAACCCCGAGTTCGGCGCGATGACCGCGGTCACCAACCAGTACGCGGCGATGCCGTCGCTGCACTTCGGCTGGTCGCTGTGGTGCGGTGTGGTGATCGTGATGCTTGCGCCGAAGCTGTGGATGAAGGCGCTGGGGCTGCTGCACCCGCTGATCACGCTGTATGTGATCGTGGCGAGCGCGAACCACTGGATTCTGGACGCGGTGGGCGGTGCGATCGTGGTCGGCGCCGGTTTCGGGCTGACGTACGTCCTGTCGGGGCGGCGGTCGCAGCTGCCGGAGGCCGGGGCCGCGGGGGCGAACACCGCGCCCGCCGGTGCTGTCACGGCGAGGGTCTCCGTACCGGCGGCCCGGACGTCGGGGGAGAGCATGGTGCCTGCCGCGGGGGGTACGGAGAAGAGGCCGGCGGACGAGGACGAGGACGAGGGCGTGACGGCGCCGGAGGACGGCGGCGGGGCGGCCGTCGCCCAGAAGTCGGCGACCTGA
- a CDS encoding O-methyltransferase: MTDAHQHEEEARWSAVDTYVTDLLAPADEALTHALEASDAAGLPRIAVAPNQGKLLNLLARSLGARRILEIGTLGGYSTIWLARALPEGGRLISLEYDERHAEVARANLSRAGLDAIAEVRTGPALETLPKLAAEPGAGPFDLFFIDADKVNNPGYVSWALKLSRPGSLIVVDNVVRGGAVADPESRDPSVRGTREMFELVAREPRLDGTAFQTVGTKGYDGLLVARVVD, translated from the coding sequence ATGACCGATGCACATCAGCACGAGGAAGAGGCGCGCTGGAGCGCCGTCGACACCTATGTGACGGACCTGCTGGCTCCGGCGGACGAGGCGCTCACACACGCGCTGGAAGCGAGTGACGCGGCGGGGCTGCCCCGGATCGCGGTCGCCCCGAACCAGGGCAAACTACTGAATCTGCTGGCGCGCTCCCTGGGCGCGCGAAGGATCCTGGAGATCGGCACCCTCGGCGGTTACAGCACGATCTGGCTGGCCAGGGCGCTGCCGGAGGGCGGCAGGCTGATCTCGCTGGAGTACGACGAGCGTCATGCGGAGGTGGCACGGGCGAATCTGTCCCGGGCCGGTCTTGACGCGATCGCCGAGGTGCGGACGGGCCCGGCGCTGGAGACCCTGCCGAAACTGGCGGCCGAGCCGGGCGCGGGCCCGTTCGATCTGTTCTTCATCGACGCGGACAAGGTGAACAACCCCGGCTATGTGAGCTGGGCGCTGAAACTGTCCCGGCCGGGGAGCCTGATCGTGGTGGACAACGTGGTACGGGGCGGCGCGGTGGCCGACCCGGAGTCGCGGGATCCGTCCGTCCGGGGGACCCGCGAGATGTTCGAGCTGGTGGCGCGGGAGCCGAGGCTGGACGGGACGGCGTTCCAGACGGTGGGTACGAAGGGGTACGACGGTCTGCTGGTGGCACGGGTCGTGGACTGA
- a CDS encoding antibiotic biosynthesis monooxygenase family protein: protein MASVVKINVLTVPAEQREVLEKRFAARAGSVENSDGFEWFELLRPLEGTDQYLVYTRWRSEADFEAWMAGSMRGAHKPAEGGTGGTGGEQPKPAATGSTLWSFEVVQSAGPKQSDEG, encoded by the coding sequence GTGGCAAGCGTCGTGAAGATCAACGTTCTGACGGTCCCGGCCGAACAGCGCGAAGTACTGGAGAAGCGGTTCGCGGCCCGCGCCGGATCGGTCGAGAACTCCGACGGCTTCGAGTGGTTCGAGCTGCTGCGCCCGCTGGAGGGCACCGACCAGTATCTGGTGTATACGCGGTGGCGCAGCGAGGCCGATTTCGAGGCGTGGATGGCGGGTTCGATGCGCGGCGCCCACAAGCCCGCCGAGGGCGGCACCGGGGGCACCGGCGGCGAGCAGCCGAAGCCCGCGGCCACCGGCTCCACCCTCTGGTCCTTCGAGGTCGTCCAGTCGGCGGGCCCCAAGCAGTCCGACGAGGGCTGA
- a CDS encoding MDR family MFS transporter, giving the protein MAQEQVRTDAADPLPGAVRDRRGILLAIGALLLGMLLAALDQTIVSTALPTIVSELGGLEHLSWVVTAYLLASTAATPLWGKLGDQYGRKKLFQTAIVIFLIGSALCGVAQNMPQLIGFRALQGLGGGGLMVLSMAIVGDIVPPRERGRYQGLFGAVFGASSILGPLLGGFFTEHLSWRWVFYINLPIGAVALVVIAAVLRIPSRPTRHTIDYLGTFLIASVATCFVLVASLGGTTWAWGSPQLIGLAVLGTVLLVWFVLVEFRAAEPVLPPHLFRIRTFTLVSVISFVIGFAMFGAMTFLPTFLQVVRGVSPTLSGVHMLPMVFGLLIASTGSGQLVSRTGRWKVFPVAGTGITAIGLFLLHQLSEFSPDWEISLYFFVFGFGLGLVMQVLVLVAQNSVRYEDLGVATSGTTFFRSIGASFGVAIFGTIFSNGLNEKLAAVLAGRAVPPGAGAGELAADPQAIAQLPPALRAPVLHAFASAITDVFLYAVPVVLLAFVVSWFLREDKLRGSVTAPDPSQTLASNPVERSSHEEAARALSVLGSREGRRHIYETITARAGYDLLPAASWLLLRIRRHGTVEPGLLADTTPVPLHVITDAARQVEERGLAAREGVQLVLTEKGLESAVRLAKAREESLAELLGDWWGPDRPTDLVQLVRELSAELCGSDQERPNGRGPRGDHAPPWPPPSPPPAGS; this is encoded by the coding sequence ATGGCACAGGAACAGGTGCGCACGGACGCCGCCGACCCGCTACCGGGCGCGGTCCGGGACCGGCGCGGCATCCTCCTCGCCATCGGTGCGCTGCTGCTCGGCATGCTGCTCGCCGCGCTCGACCAGACCATCGTCTCCACCGCCCTGCCGACCATCGTCAGCGAACTGGGCGGTCTCGAACATCTGTCCTGGGTGGTGACGGCCTATCTTCTGGCCTCCACCGCCGCGACCCCGCTCTGGGGCAAGCTCGGCGACCAGTACGGCCGTAAGAAGCTCTTCCAGACCGCGATCGTGATCTTCCTCATCGGCTCCGCGCTCTGCGGAGTCGCCCAGAACATGCCGCAGCTCATCGGCTTCCGGGCGCTTCAGGGGCTGGGCGGCGGCGGGCTGATGGTGCTGTCGATGGCGATCGTCGGCGATATCGTCCCGCCCCGGGAGCGCGGTCGCTACCAGGGCCTGTTCGGTGCGGTCTTCGGCGCCAGCAGCATCCTCGGCCCGCTGCTGGGGGGCTTCTTCACGGAGCATCTGAGCTGGCGCTGGGTCTTCTACATCAATCTCCCGATCGGCGCGGTCGCCCTCGTCGTCATCGCCGCCGTGCTCCGGATTCCCAGCCGCCCCACCCGGCACACCATCGACTATCTGGGTACCTTCCTCATCGCCTCTGTCGCCACCTGCTTCGTCCTGGTGGCCTCTCTCGGCGGTACCACCTGGGCCTGGGGTTCGCCGCAGCTCATCGGACTGGCCGTGCTCGGGACGGTGCTGCTGGTCTGGTTCGTCCTCGTCGAGTTCCGGGCCGCCGAGCCTGTCCTGCCGCCGCATCTCTTCCGGATCCGCACCTTCACGCTCGTCTCGGTGATCAGCTTTGTCATCGGCTTCGCGATGTTCGGGGCGATGACCTTCCTGCCGACCTTCCTCCAGGTCGTCCGCGGGGTCAGCCCGACCCTGTCCGGGGTGCACATGCTGCCGATGGTCTTCGGGCTGCTGATCGCCTCCACCGGATCCGGGCAGCTCGTCAGCCGTACCGGCCGCTGGAAGGTGTTCCCGGTCGCGGGCACCGGTATCACCGCGATCGGCCTGTTCCTGCTCCACCAGCTCTCCGAGTTCAGCCCGGACTGGGAGATCAGCCTCTACTTCTTCGTCTTCGGCTTCGGTCTCGGCCTGGTGATGCAGGTGCTCGTCCTGGTGGCGCAGAACTCCGTACGGTACGAGGACCTCGGCGTCGCCACCTCCGGCACCACCTTCTTCCGCTCCATCGGAGCCTCCTTCGGTGTCGCCATCTTCGGCACGATCTTCTCCAACGGGCTCAACGAGAAGCTCGCCGCCGTGCTGGCCGGCCGTGCGGTGCCACCGGGTGCCGGGGCCGGTGAACTGGCGGCCGATCCCCAGGCGATCGCCCAGCTGCCGCCCGCGCTGCGGGCGCCGGTGCTGCACGCCTTCGCCTCCGCGATCACGGACGTCTTCCTGTACGCCGTCCCGGTCGTCCTGCTCGCGTTCGTGGTCTCCTGGTTTCTGCGCGAGGACAAGCTGCGGGGCTCGGTCACCGCGCCCGACCCCAGCCAGACCCTCGCCTCCAATCCGGTGGAGCGCTCGTCCCACGAGGAGGCGGCCCGGGCGCTGTCCGTCCTGGGCTCCCGGGAGGGGCGGCGGCATATCTACGAGACGATCACCGCCCGGGCCGGGTACGACCTGCTGCCCGCGGCGAGCTGGCTGCTGCTGCGGATCCGGCGGCACGGGACGGTGGAGCCGGGGCTGCTGGCCGACACCACCCCCGTACCGCTGCATGTGATCACCGACGCGGCCCGGCAGGTGGAGGAGCGGGGGCTCGCGGCCCGGGAGGGTGTCCAGCTGGTCCTCACGGAGAAGGGGCTGGAGTCCGCCGTGCGACTGGCGAAGGCGCGGGAGGAGTCACTCGCCGAACTGCTGGGGGACTGGTGGGGGCCCGACCGGCCCACCGACCTGGTGCAACTGGTGCGGGAACTCAGCGCGGAGCTGTGCGGATCGGACCAGGAACGGCCGAACGGCCGGGGGCCCCGGGGGGATCACGCACCGCCGTGGCCGCCGCCCTCCCCGCCGCCGGCCGGAAGCTGA
- a CDS encoding HAD-IA family hydrolase, translated as MQASTLTARALLLDMDGTLVNSDAVVERIWREWSVEQGLDPDATMKIVHGRQGYATMAELLPDRPMAENHADNAVMLARETADVDGVVPIPGAPAFLAALAGLPHALVTSADAALATARMGAAGLPMPEVRITAECVGASKPDPEGFLKGAAELGFAPGDCIAFEDSAAGIEAARAAGMRVVGIGPRALPLAPDLHVDDLTRLGITSDAEGRILIRGL; from the coding sequence ATGCAGGCCAGCACCCTCACCGCCCGAGCCCTTCTTCTCGACATGGACGGCACCCTCGTCAATTCGGATGCGGTCGTCGAGCGCATCTGGCGGGAATGGTCCGTCGAACAGGGCCTCGACCCCGACGCGACGATGAAGATCGTCCACGGGCGCCAGGGGTACGCGACGATGGCGGAGCTGCTGCCCGACCGTCCGATGGCCGAGAACCACGCGGACAACGCGGTGATGCTGGCCCGCGAGACCGCCGATGTCGACGGAGTGGTTCCGATACCGGGCGCCCCCGCGTTCCTCGCCGCCCTCGCCGGTCTCCCCCATGCCCTGGTGACTTCCGCGGACGCGGCTCTGGCCACGGCCAGGATGGGGGCGGCCGGACTGCCGATGCCGGAGGTACGGATCACCGCGGAGTGCGTCGGCGCCAGCAAGCCCGATCCCGAGGGCTTCCTCAAGGGCGCGGCCGAGCTGGGCTTCGCCCCCGGTGACTGCATCGCCTTCGAGGACTCCGCGGCGGGCATCGAGGCCGCTCGCGCCGCCGGGATGCGGGTCGTCGGCATCGGACCGCGCGCCCTGCCCCTCGCCCCGGACCTGCATGTGGACGATCTGACCCGGCTCGGCATCACATCCGACGCCGAAGGCCGGATTCTGATCCGGGGGCTCTGA
- a CDS encoding TMEM165/GDT1 family protein yields MISFTVMAITFGVVFLAELPDKTALAGLMLGTRYRASYVFAGVAAAFAVHVALAIAAGSVLTLLPHRLVQGVVGALFLAGALVLLLRKSDDDEESIKQPEDQSFWKVSGAGFMLILVAEFGDLTQIMTANLAARYDNPISVGLGAVLALWAVAGLGILGGRTLMKYVPLKLITKIAATLMLVLAGFSFYEAVTG; encoded by the coding sequence GTGATCAGCTTCACCGTTATGGCGATCACCTTCGGCGTCGTCTTCCTGGCGGAACTCCCCGACAAGACCGCGCTGGCCGGGCTGATGCTCGGTACCCGCTACCGCGCCTCCTACGTCTTCGCCGGCGTCGCCGCCGCCTTCGCCGTCCATGTCGCGCTCGCGATCGCCGCGGGCAGTGTGCTCACCCTGCTGCCGCACCGGCTGGTGCAGGGTGTGGTGGGCGCGCTGTTCCTGGCGGGTGCGCTGGTCCTGCTGCTGAGGAAGTCCGACGACGACGAGGAGTCCATCAAGCAGCCCGAGGACCAGTCCTTCTGGAAGGTCTCCGGGGCGGGCTTCATGCTGATCCTCGTCGCGGAGTTCGGCGATCTGACCCAGATCATGACGGCCAACCTCGCGGCCCGTTACGACAACCCGATCTCGGTCGGCCTCGGCGCCGTGCTCGCGCTCTGGGCCGTGGCCGGTCTGGGCATCCTCGGCGGCCGGACGCTGATGAAGTACGTACCGCTGAAGCTGATCACCAAGATCGCGGCCACGCTGATGCTGGTCCTGGCCGGGTTCAGCTTCTACGAGGCCGTCACCGGCTGA
- a CDS encoding ABC transporter permease: MLLTVNVTFGAVLAVLLTLAAVVAAVAHLGRSREIVVAGARAAAQLAAVSLVIGWVVHALPALFGFVLLMYSVAVRTAGRRITRNGTWWWVALPIAAGVFPVLGALLLTGVVPVKGIALVPVAGILIGGALTATVLAGRRALDELRQRHGEVEAGLALGLYARDARLEVARTPASDALLPGLDQTRTVGLVTLPGAFVGMLLGGASPLLAGAVQLFVLVALLAVQAIAVAVVLELVARGRLHRDGTGEYGADRTGRP; this comes from the coding sequence GTGCTGCTGACGGTCAATGTCACGTTCGGGGCGGTCCTCGCCGTACTGCTCACCCTGGCCGCGGTGGTGGCCGCCGTCGCGCACCTCGGGAGGTCCCGGGAGATCGTCGTCGCCGGCGCCCGGGCCGCGGCCCAGCTCGCCGCCGTCTCCCTGGTCATCGGGTGGGTGGTGCACGCGCTGCCGGCGCTCTTCGGCTTCGTCCTGCTGATGTACTCCGTCGCCGTGCGCACCGCCGGGCGGCGGATCACCCGCAACGGGACGTGGTGGTGGGTCGCCCTGCCGATCGCGGCGGGGGTGTTCCCGGTCCTCGGGGCGCTGCTGCTCACCGGCGTGGTGCCGGTGAAGGGGATCGCGCTGGTGCCCGTCGCGGGGATTCTGATCGGCGGGGCCCTGACCGCGACGGTGCTGGCCGGGCGGCGGGCGCTCGACGAGCTGCGGCAGCGGCACGGGGAGGTGGAGGCCGGGCTGGCGCTTGGTCTGTACGCGCGGGACGCCCGGCTGGAGGTGGCCCGTACCCCGGCGTCGGATGCGCTGCTTCCGGGTCTTGACCAGACCCGTACGGTCGGCCTGGTCACTCTTCCCGGAGCCTTTGTCGGCATGCTGCTGGGCGGCGCTTCGCCGCTCCTCGCCGGGGCGGTCCAGCTCTTTGTGCTGGTCGCGCTGTTGGCCGTACAGGCGATCGCGGTCGCCGTGGTGCTGGAGCTGGTGGCGCGCGGGCGGCTGCACCGGGACGGTACCGGGGAGTACGGAGCCGACCGCACGGGCCGCCCATGA